From Melospiza melodia melodia isolate bMelMel2 chromosome 2, bMelMel2.pri, whole genome shotgun sequence:
CCCAGCTCCCTCCTGACAAGGAGGTCATGGCAATAGGAAGCTCACCTTGCAGTTCTTCCACCAGTACTTCCTTTTGAGTTTGGCCGCGCTGCTCTCGAACACCGAGGCGCCGGCCTGCAGCGCGTCTGCCCGGTCATCCAGCTCGGACAGCTTCTCGTCTCGCTGCAGCACCTTGTCTACGTTCACACACATTATATCAACCACCTGCAGAgggagagcagtgggagcagttATATTGTTAAAGACAGATGAAAATGTAAAAGGATTTACTCAGCCAATAATCGATGTCGCAATACTATCCAACAAAAAACATGAGCAAGAGTGGGGGAAAGATCAGGGTAAGAAAGAAGTGATTTCAAGTCATTGCCTACTTTGGAATGAAAAAAAATCCGAGAGTAACTGTTAAAACATCACTTCAAGTACACTTCAAGCAGGTCCTCAGCCTCACATTCTCATCTGCTTCTAAGAGCTCTCCATTCCAGCAGCAAGCCAAAGCTACCCTCCCTACGAGAGGAGCCCTGTGCTCACTCACTCCGGGGAGCTGCAAAATTTCCTTATGAGCTTCGTGCTGCTGCCCCGGTGAGGCACACAGGCGCTACAGCAGCCAAGACACAGGCTCTGATCCCGGGAAGCCAGGCAAGGGTTCCCCACATCACTGCACACAGCGTTCCCTTGGAGCAGCCCGCAGGGATTAAGAGCTCTCCTGGATGCCGTACAGCTTTATGCCCATAAGAGATGCGCGATAACGAGGTACCAAAACAATCTAGCAAGCCTGGTCCTTGGAAGTCATATCTGGAATGAAGTGGCTTTTAAACATAAAGCAATCTCTCCTCCAATTTCTTTAATAGGTTTGCCACCCTATTTTTGAGTATTCAGCATTAATTAATTTCTGGCTTTGGCATGACAAAAGGAGCCACCCCCTCAGCGCCAGACACGGGTCGGGAACATCGCTGCTGCTGCAGAGCGGTGGGACAAGAGCCCAGGCACCCGTCAGGGCTGGCAGAGCTACTGACCTCCTGCACTTGTGCCTGCGTCTGCTGCAGGCGGCGATTGCTGGTCAGGTTGGGGGGAGCCCCGGGGGGACCCCCACCGGGGGCTGCCCCCTCGGGAGCGCCTCCTTCGGGAGCCCCTCCTTCGGGAGCGCCGGGAGCGGGCTGCTGAGCCGGGTCAGACCTAGGGGAGCACACACATGAGCCAAGGGAAACATCGGCTCGAGAGAGAACCCCCCAAATCCACAGGCACCCCAGTGTCCCCGGGCTGCAGCAGCGCTGGCAGCAGCCTCGCTGGATCCCGCCGCATCGGGAACAGGGAGACCCCAAAGCAGGGGCAAGCCCGAGGGGGCAGCGGGAATGGAACGAACCCCTCGCCGAAAGAGCTTGCGGGCGCGGTCGCGCCACGCACTGCGGCCTCCCGGGGGGAACAGCGACCTGGCCGCACGGACATGACCGGGAGCCGGGGAAGGAAGGTAGGAaagagggacagggagcagcgCGGGGGCACCGGGCAGAGCACCGGGCTGGGCGCAGTGGTGGCCGCCGGCCAGGCTGGCTCCGGCTGGGCCCCGCACATCATCCCCGCTGGGGCACGGCCCACGCACCCACTCACCCACGCAGCCAGCGGGGGAGCGGGACCGCCCGGGGGCGGTGCGGGCAGCCCAGCCTGCGGCTGCTGCAATGCGCCACCCGACCCCACCGCCGCCGGCCAGGACGCGGGCTCTGCACCGACCCCCGTCCCTCACGCTGCTGCAGCACCACCACCCCCACGCCGCGCCCGCCGCAGCTCGCCCACGGCCGGTCGGGCGGACACTCACATGGCCGGGCCGGACGGAACGGCAGGAAGGCACGGAGCTTCGCACCAACAGCGCTCGGAGCCCCCAGACCCCGCAGTTATAACTGCACGGCCCCGCCCACAGAGACAGCAGCCAATCAAAAGTTGCTCCGCAGAGAGCTGCAGCTCGGCACCGCCCCTGAGTTCCTCCTCAGCCAATCAGCACTGCGCGCCCTGTGGGAAAAGGACATAAAGTTAGCCCCCAGACCGCCACAGAACAAGCCCTGCCCCGCCGTGGGGCTGCCCAATGGGAGCAGCGCCCTGCGCCCCACCCCCTCCCTGGCCCCGCCCCTGCGGAGCTCCCGCCGTGCCGGGCCGGGGGTGCCCGGCGCTCCCTCCGCCACACCGGGCCGGGGCTGCGCACCGCCCCGCTACCGACACACGGCCCCGACAGGGTCCGCCGCGCTCCGTGGAGGTCACGCAGGGCCCGATCGTGGTTACCTGCACCCTTTTGGAGCCCAGCCCGGCTGGCGCCGCCGTGGCGGGGCTGCGGAGCGCTCCCGAAATCCCACCTCCGCAGTGTGCCTGTTGGCTCTGGCTAAGCCGCTGGCCTTGCAATTAAGAGATGGTGTCGCTGGCCCGCTTCCAGTATACAGCACGTCATGAAAGCGAAGCTGAACAAGTCCCGATCGAGCTTCTGCAGCCTGCTGGGAGAAATGAGGCTCCCACAGCAGCCCCAAGAACAGCAATGCGTTTGGGGTTTTTCCGTCTAAATATCTGGAGAAGCCTGCTGGATCAGAAGGGAGATTCTCCAACACAGGACAAAAAAGGGGGCAGGAGTGTTCTGGAACAAGAAGACTCTTCATACAGAATTTTGCATGGTGAGTAGAGTGACAAGTGCAGGCTCACACTTTCACTACCTTTTCCTTCCATAAGGTGATGCAGGATGTTCACGTAAGCTTTTAGTGTCAGATCTCAGAGATGATTAGGTACACAAGACAGCTATGTTACAGCTTACAGCATGGTAACTACAAGGTCGTGGTTACAAGGTGAAGAAGAATGCAGCGTTGTGACTAGAGACAGGTGATTTGCAGATAGGAGCAGTCTAGCAGTGACCTCAGAACTCCAGGTTCTTACACTCTGCCTTCAGATGAAGGCACAAGCTGATGAAGAAGCTTCTGTAGGCTGGCAGCCTTTCCACTGCAGTCTGAGCACCATTCCAATAACCACTGCAAATAAGTTTGAGCTTATGCAATTAGTGGCCATGGACCTTTTGCCAGGTTGGTGCTGAGGGATGAAGAGATGACAAAGGGTACAAGACACTTTCTCTGATACTTTTCCAGTTTCTGACATATTTTCAGTCAAGGATTTGCTATACCTGCTCAGTCTCCACTTGGATCTGCGCAAGCTTCCTGAATCCACAGCACCTTTTGGCAAGTCCCACAGGTCGGTCACCCTGCCACTGAAAATGTGGACTTCAGCTGTTTAAACAGAGACTTTGCCTTCACTTTCCTCAGGCTTAGGCCTAAAGAAAGTTCTTTCCATTCATTCCTTGCTGCTTCCAAACAAATGCTTTTGGAGACAGAGCAGTATTGCTCATAAGCAAGATTCATCAAGTCAGCAGATAACTCCCTGGATTACTTAGCAGCTAAATTAACAACTAAGGCAGAATTGGTATGCAAATGCCTGCTCATCTAATGGATTTTCCCAGGTGTACAGTGGTGTGGTGTTGGACTAGAGGGATGCCAGCTGAGATTCACTGTAACTTCTCCTCTAAAGGAACTGGCAACAGTTACTGAAAACTAGAAGCtagaatttttaaaaacatttaaatacCTGAATTACTTTTGCAAATCCTGCCTAAATTATAAACAAAAGGCCATTCGGTCATAAAGTGTCCTTAGCAGGGGATAAAATCATCATGAGTGTGGAATAAGACAAATCCCATTCTTAAGACAAATTTTGATGCAATTAAATTAAATTTGGATCATTCACACTTAACCACAGACGAGTGGAGGGCAATGGGGAAAGCCATGAGTAGGAAGATGTATTAGCAGGACCTCGTGGCATTAATTTGAAAAATTTGGCTATGAGGAAAAATCTAAGCTGGAGAATACTGGAATTGTCATGTTAGATGTGTGAACCTGGGGCTCAGAGTCTGAAATTATGCTAGAAGCCTGGCCAAAAAAACAGAGAAGCAGAGGGTCAAGTTCAGGGATGCAGGTTGGAACAGACGCCTGCAAGAAGTACGTCAGTAATGACTGAGAGGGCACAGAGGAGCTcaggcctggagcagcagcaggaccttGGGACCCGGGTAGAAATAGGCAGCAAAGGTTGTAGAAAGCACTGGGAACTCAATTGTGTGGAAGCTGGCTTTATTCTGACTGCAATGCCACAAAGCAACACTGCACGGGCTGAAGGCACTGCTGTTCCCTAGCGGTGCTTTCCGGTGCGGTTGAAGCGCCTGTACAAGTAGCGGATCCTCTTGTTGAGTTTGTGATAGTCCTCTGCAAACATCCGATCGCCCACCATGCGCTTCTTGCGGAGGCACCTCTGCAGCTCGTTCCCCCGCCAGCCTCGCAGCCAGGTGGGCCCCATGATGAGATTCTTCGGGTGGATCTGGAAGCCGCCTGAGAACAGGAGAGCACAAACAGATGAAGCCAGGCCCTGGAGAAGGCTGTTCCCAGGGCGGCCGGCGCCCATCCTGCCCGCCCTGTCGCTGCTGGCAGAGGCGCCATCCCGCAGGTGAGTCCGGCCTCCCTCCACTCCCGCCCTGGGCCCACAGACCTGTGTGTCTTACCCAGGATCCCCACGTTATCATACACCCCGAACAAGGCCCGCTTCTTCGTCCACCGATCTACCGGCTTGCGCTTGGGCGGCTCCTTGATGCGGATGGGCCGGGTGAGCCCTGCCAGGGGCGAGGACAGCGGCACGGGGAGGCCGGGCCGCACGGGCGCCCAGCGCGCCCCGCCGCAGTCGCTAAAGCCCCGCTCGGCGCAGGGCAGGAGAGTGGCACGGCCCAGCAGGGCCCGGCCCGCCGCCCGCAGCAgcagcgctgccgccgccgccatggggAAGCACCCCGGTGCCCCGGGGACGGGACGGGAAGCGCGGCGGCGCTGCCGGGCCGCCCCTTCCGCCGCTGAGCGCAGAGGCGCGCGGGTGACGTCACACCAACGGTCGGGAGGGCAGGGGAGCCGGCGATTGGGCGAGGGGCCGGCGCGCGGCGCGGCCGGCGGGCGCTGATAGGGCCGTGGCGGGCAGGGGCGGGGCGAGCGCGGTCTGCGCGCGCGGTTTCGAGCGCCTGGGGCCGTGCGGGGCTGTGGCGGCCATGGCGGCCGCCCCGGAGTTCCACCTGCCCCTCGCTGCCGCCGATCTGCTGCGGGATGGCGGCCCCGGGCGCTACGTGGTGCAGGAGGTGCTGGCCGTCCGCGACCTGCCGCCCGCACTCGCAGGTAAGGTCCCTACACCCCCTTTCCGGTCGGGCCCGGTCCTGCCCGCTGGCTCACGGGCATCCCCCCGCCTCTCTCCGTGTTTTGCCGCAGCTTTCCGGGCCGCCTCCCGTGCGCGGGGCGCGCTGGCCGTGCTGGAGCACTTCGACTGCGTGTACAGCGTGCTGCAGTGAGTACGGGGCAGGGATGGGCGGGAGGGCGGGTACTCGCCCCTCTGCCCCGCGCTCTTCGCTCGCCGCCTTACGCCCTGTGCTTGTCTCGCAGCCACTTCCGAACCGTGGGCACGGCTGTCAAGGAGGACGCCCTGGAGCTGATGATGCACGGTGGGTACCCGCTGTTTCCGGACTGACAGAGAGCTTGTTTCCCTTGGCAGCTCAATGATGATATAAAGGCTAATGTGACTCGGCCAGCTGGGCTGCACCCTCAGCCCACTCCTGTCATACGGGTCTGTAATCTTGGTGGATGATGCTGAGTTGTGCATGTTCGCTGTAAGGGCAGACCGACAGAAAATCCTCTTGCCCCTGTCCCTGGAAAATGCATCTGTGGGATGTTTCAGCTCAGAGCGAGTGTTTCTCTGAGCTGAAGGAGGGCTGTGGGGATAGGACAAGACAGTGTGCCCAAGGTCTGGGCTGCAGGGGGCAGCCCGTGTTACAGCTGGTGAGATGTGAGCACACATCTTTGGTAATCTGATGGCTGCTCTAAGCCTCCCAAAGAGAGGATGGCTGAGGCACCTGGCAAGGAGTGCTCATGACTTTCTGCTTCTCCTCAGTGGTGTCCCATCATTCCAATGAACTTCCCACTATCCTGAGTGACTCTGGGCTGAGCCATGCAGACCGGGCTGCTCACCTCAATGCTCTTAAGATGAACTGCTATTTGCTGACTGGCCTGATGGATGCCTTTGAAATGGAAACCTGCAAGAACAGTTGCTCGGAGGCAGATCCTGGTAGGAAGGTAGGTGAAGGGACTGGGGGAAAGATTATAAAAGTCAGAATAAAATTTTAAGCTTGCTGAACTCTGTAGTATCTGTCAGATTTTATAGCTGGGTTTATGTAAACATAATGTCAGCCAGAGAAGTGCATAATGTGAAGCACTGGTGCTTCTGTGAAACTGTGCATGGAAAACAGCAAAGGGACAATCATGTGTCTAAATTTCAGAAGGGACTTGGATGCCCAGACCTTTCTATTTCATTCTTGAGTTTCTGGCTGGAACTTAGTGTGTCAGTGTTTTCTCAAGATTTCCTTTCTGTGATGGCAGTGGATGCAGGTATAATCCTTAAACCACACAAGGCACTGGTGCTGGCCTGAGCTGAGAGAGAAGAGCTGGGGGGAGAAAagcccctgtgatctcacacatcTCACTGTGTGTCTCTTAATGCTGTACAATTTAACAGACTTCTTATATTTTGAAGGAAGCAGAGTAGTTAGTGATGGGGTTTTGTCTGTTGTGAAGCTGCTGATGTATCTTACTGTGTAACCTCCTTTCTAGAACAGGAAGAACCATGCCAAGACTTCTGCATCCTTGTGGGAAGAGGAGAGGCAGCCACTTTTACGGCTGCTtacacagctgctgcagctggatctCCGTCAGCTTTGGGGTGGTCTAGTGGTGGAAGAAGAGTTTGTCAGGTATGAATTGGAGAGGAGATATTGGTGGAATGAGTGACTGGTTCTGAGGAATAAAAATGTGGGGTGCAGATCATTGGGAAACTGAGGAAACAGCTCGAGGCAAAAGCAATGCGCATAGGAACCACTCCTCACACAGGCCACAAAAAATTCAGATGCTTGCTAATTTTTAGAGGACAGTTTTGGAGAATCTCTCAGACAGAAATGTGTGGTGTGCTAGAATGATGTTTGTGCAAGTTGTGATAGTGAGGGTTGCTGTCTGTCTTCTGTGGGTGTAGCTTGATGACGGGGAGCTGCTACCGTATCCTGGAGAACCCAAGTATCGGCCTTCAGAGGTACCGGCTCACTCGGGAGGCTGTGACACACCtgcttgctgcagctctgcttcacTGTGACCGCATGTTCAGTGAGTTCctgctcttctgccttctccctgAAGCCATTCCCAGTTACTTTCCCTGACCTCCTTCTTCCTTCTCACGTGTTAAAGGTGCCACTCTGAAGATCACACAGATGCTGCAGCACTTTGAACATGTAGCCCCAGTGTTTGCTCAGGCTGTGAGCCTCTGGGCTAAAGAGTATGGTCTAAAAAGCCTGGTGGGAGAACTGCTAAGGTGAGAGAAATACTTGGAGGCTTGTCCTTTTATCTGCAGCAATTTGAGGCTATTCCTTGTTTCCCCATTCCTTGTTTCATCTTCCTGTACAGGGAAATTGGACAGAAATGTCCCCAGGATTTGGCTCGTGAGGCTTCTGGAGTCAAGGGCTATGCTACTTTTATAAGTGAACTGGCTGAACAGATTCCAGCTCTGGTGCTCTCCAACATGAGTGTTCTCCTGCCTCACTTGGATGGGGAAGTATGTTTCTGCAAAGTCACCTGTCCAGAAAAGTCAAAGTAGAGATGCTGCTATCCAGTTTTTCTGTCTGAAACAAAGCCTCTTTCACAGAGCTCAAGTATCCAAAACCTGTTCTATTGGAATAAATTCTGACCTTACCTAAAAGATGCAAAGGGAACAGAAACCATGGCAGTCTTCTGTCTGGTTGTCACTATCAGATGTCAGAGAACAGGAGACTGCCTACTTGTCTGAGGTCCCTACTGTTGTCCCTTGTTCTTCAGCACTTGATGAGCTTGTCATTGTGTTACCTTTTCTTTATCTGCTGTGTTTCTCATGTCAGTTCTTGGCTTCTGTGTACCTAACTGGATAGcaggatttgggttggaagggcccttaaCACCTCTGCCATAGTTagggacaccctccactagaccaggttgctcacagccccatccaacctggccttgaacagttctagggatggggcatccacagcttctctgggcaacctgtaccagtgcctcaccacactctcagtaaagaatttcttcctgatatgtAATCTAAACCTACCTTCACTTTGAGGCCATTCCCTCCTGCCCTATGACTGAATGCCCTGGTAAAGTCTCTATCCAGCTCTCTCACAGCCCCCTTTAGGTGCCTCCTCAGAGCCctctcttctgcaggctgaacaagaccaactctcagcctgtcttcatagcaaAGGTTACTCTGTCTTGCACGCACAGCTATATTCACCCAAACTTAATACAATATCTATTCTGAAAAATTCACTTAGGGCTGGAGCCTGCGATGTGGAAGGCCCAAACTCTGGGCATGGTCTGTTCCTAGTTGACCAGCTCCTGTCTTGGCAGAGTTACACGATGCGAAACGCCATTCTGGCAGCCATGGCAGAAGTGCTGGTGCAGGTGCTGAATGGTGACCAGCTGGAGGAAGCAGCCCGTGGCACTCGGGACAAGTTCCTGAGCATGCTGCAGGCCCACGTGTGTGACGTCCACAGCTTCGTGCGCAGCCGCGTGCTGCAGCTCTTCACTCGCATCGTGCAGTGCAAGGCAAGTCTGTGCTGGGCAAATGGTGCTCCTCGCTTCCATCTTGTGTGTTCTGTGGGAATTTCTACCACCCTGCTTTTTGTTTGCAGAGACTGAAGTTTTAAGAGAGAaaggtgctgtccctgtgtactGTGGTGGCTGCAGTTTCTTCCGAGAGACCCAAGATCCCTGGggtgggggaactggggggtgGAAATTAGATGCTGCTCACTCTTACCAGACCAAGAAGAAAGAGCATAGCATACAGCCTCTTTTCACACACTGGTATGGGAGAACATCACAATTACCAGATATACTAGTACTCAACTCAGCAGGATCCTGGATAACCTAAATCCTTGCTTTCAGTGGATGCTGCACTAGAATATATCCAGAGGTCTTTTGAGCCCTAGAGCCTTCTGTGAATCTATAATCTGTgctttttagtacatgaagatgTCTGCAGTAAACTTTTCCCAAGTCTCTGAGCCTTCTTGATAACTTTATCTGTGCTCTTGTTGTGTTCTAGGCCCTGCCTTTGACTCAGTTTCAGGCTGTGCTGTCGCTGGCTGTTGGGCGGCTCAAAGACAAATCTGTCTTAGTGGTTAAGAAtgcagtccagctcctggctgcgTTTTTGTCCAATAACCCCTTCTCCAGCAAGGTAATTCCAGTTAATATGGTGGATGTGTTAGATACCTCTTTGCAGGCTAAATATCTGCAGTGTGCTATAGCCAGGGCGGTAGCATTTATGTGGGAGGAATGGTGTAGCCTTTGATTCTGCAGCTGGCAGCTTTCTGGTCTTCCCAGGTTCAGATTTTGAGTTCTTGGACTCATCGCTCTCTTGGTGAAATTCATAGCTATGTTGAAGGCCAGGAGGGGTGTGACTGAGGTGAAAACCTGCAGCAGTTTTGAGTCCACTGTGAGGTTTCTCTCCTTAGGATCAAaattagtattttaaaatattctttgtGGATGTGCAGCTCTTTGTGTTTAGCTGCACCTTCTCCTGAGTTTCTGAGCCTTAGACAGGGAACTTAGAGCAGTTCTCATTCTAGGATCGGGGCCAGAGTCTACTCTTCCACTTTCCCAAAACAGTTATCTATGGGAATTGACAACTAAAGCAGGGAGTGGAAGAGAGAGGAGAATTCTGGCATTTCAGGAAAAGGAGGATAGCTAACATATTTCTTCTTATCTTCCTGACATCTTCAGTTAAGCTGGACTGACTTGGATGAGCCACTAAAGAAAGAAGTAGAGAAACTGAAAGAAATGAGGGATCGTAGCAGACCCAGAGCAGGtaatttcctttcttcttctttccacTTTCTAGGATAGTCCTAGAAATTACTTTTCCTCATATTAATGTACTTTTCCTCATATTAAATTTGCTTCCAGGTTGTGACAGCTTTTGTCTCAGACCTTATCTGTGTGAGATGGTGAGACCAGATCACTGGTATTAAACTCACAACAGTTTTCTTTATGGTATTGTTATAAAAGCATCACATTAATATCCACGTCTAAATCAACAGTCCTTATAGCTGTATATCCTATTTTCTGCATAAGAACTGAAAATATCTATGAACACCCTCCCAGGTTTCTCTTTTCTACCACTCAGGGACTGCTTGAGTCATGATTTTGATCAGATGTTATTTAGAATTGATTTGTGGGCAGCACCAAAGTCCAAGGCTAAACAAATGATGGTTCTcttacctgttttttttttcctgccttcagTGGTTT
This genomic window contains:
- the VAMP1 gene encoding vesicle-associated membrane protein 1 — its product is MSDPAQQPAPGAPEGGAPEGGAPEGAAPGGGPPGAPPNLTSNRRLQQTQAQVQEVVDIMCVNVDKVLQRDEKLSELDDRADALQAGASVFESSAAKLKRKYWWKNCKMMIMMGVIGALVVVVIAIYFFT
- the MRPL51 gene encoding large ribosomal subunit protein mL51 → MAAAAALLLRAAGRALLGRATLLPCAERGFSDCGGARWAPVRPGLPVPLSSPLAGLTRPIRIKEPPKRKPVDRWTKKRALFGVYDNVGILGGFQIHPKNLIMGPTWLRGWRGNELQRCLRKKRMVGDRMFAEDYHKLNKRIRYLYRRFNRTGKHR